The region CGTTTGGAAGTGGCAATTGCCATCCGAATTCCGAAGCGAAATATGCCCGGATCTCCTCAAGGAACTCTTCGAAGCCGATCGTTGACAGGCGGCTCGTGGATGGGGGAACAGAAAATGGTTTGCCTCCGGGTAACATCAGCGTGTAACCGTTCTTGGCATAAGCATCGCGCAATCCGGAGTGGATGTCTTCGGACGACAGTCGATGGCCACACTCAAGCAGGCACACTCGAAAAGCCTCAATGAAGGGACCGTGATAAAAGGCATTCTGGTTAAGACTCCGTGGCTTTTTCTGCTCTCGAATAGATACGACGATCCGCTTCCCGTCGAACTTGCGGATGACGTCCCCGATCCGCCGGGCATCCCGCTCCGGGAGTCGGCCATCGACCACCGGGCAGACAAATTCGAGGGCCCGGGTCATGCCGCTCTCCTCGAATGGAGTCGACGGGCGTAGGGCTCACAAAGGGTGACGACCCGTCGGCAGGTGTCCGCATCAAACAGTCCGATGTGACACTGCTCGACCGGGATGCCGAGTTGACCAGCCAGCCACTTGTAACCGCTGCCTCGTGCCCGACTCTTCGGATATTCACCCTGTTCCCGGCGCCGTTTCGCCAGCTTCGCTTTCCAGAGGGGATCAAAGCTGTCGTGAGCCCGGAGTTTCCAGCCCCGAAGCTCTTTATTCGCCAACCGTCCCAGTGGCGTCTCGGTCCCCGGGTGGCAACCCACATAAGCGTCGCACGTCGGGTAGCGTTCGCAGGCCCAAAACGGCTTGTCGGCGAGCTGCGGCCACCGGTCGGCATAGATCGCCTGACCGCGGACAAGCTTGGTTCCGCTTCCGCAGTACGGACAGAGCAAGCTCATGCGGCCGTCCCGAGCGGCCTCTCGGCCAGCTTCGCCCGGTGCTGCTCCAAGTCTTTCTTCAACTGCAACGCATCCGACGAGGCCACGGCCCAATATTGCTGGAGCGCCCGGACGTTCTGACCCTTCCAGAAGTCGAAAGACGTTACGTCGTCGAGGGACTGTACGTACTCCATGACCCGATCGGCGAACCGGCCCAGGGGCACAAGTTGGAGACCCTCGGTCATCTCGAAGATCGCCGGCACCGTCTCCTTCGTGGCGGTTCGTTTGAGCCGTTCGTCCCGCTCGTACGCCTCGACTGCCTCCGTGGCGGTCATGTCCAGGTGGACCTTGTCCATCTCCTCTTGGACGTACAGGCCGCTGAGCGCTTCCGGCCACCCCCTCCGCAACGCTTGCGCCTCCGCACACTTGCCGAGCATGACGTGCGGCATGTTCTTCCAGTTGCCTTCTTTCAGCGTTTTCTTCTCGCTCTTGGCCACTTTCTTCTTCTTCGGCTTTCCGGTATCCGGCCACGTCTCGCCCGTGTCCACCCAGTCGAACTCGGCGTCATCGAGGGGGGCGAACTCGTCCCAGCGGGCTTCCCCGACCACGGGATACCACACCTTGTCCGGGCCGAACTTAAACACCCGCACGACCGCACGAACCAACCCCATCGGATTGCTCTGCGGATCTTTCAGCGAAGAGTCGGTCTCGAACCGGGTTTCCTCCTCGGCCGGCCGGTAATCCCCACACCGCTGGGCTTTCGCCCGGTATCCGTCGATGCTGGTCACGATCACGATCTGCCGCTTGTCCGCCTTATCCTTGTTGTAGACCTGGGCGAAGATCTGCTTTTTGAACGGGTCCAATCCCTGCTGTTTGCAGATCTCGATGAACAGGTCGAATTCATCCTGGTTGGTGTCCTTGGCGACCGTCCGGCGGATCAAGGACAACTGAGAGGCGGTGTAACTCCGGTGGGCGATGTCGGTCATTATTTCCTCCGGATGGTCAAGCTGATTTTCCCGTTGCCGAGCGTCACCCCGTCGATCACCTCCCCGTCGGTCAAGACTGCGTCTTTGAGAGCCTTCTTGTCTAATTTCGGGGGCTGCGGGGCAAAGAACCGGGAGGGCACCGCCGCTTCGTCCGTGACGACAACGTCCGGCCCCCGGGTCGACACGCTCAGCGTCAGTTCGGGGGAGGAAATCGCTTTCTCGCCGCGGGTGTCCATGCATTGCAAGATGAGGGTCCGCAGCATCTCGGCGCCGGCCAGGTAGCGTTGCTTCCGGACCTGGAGGTCCTTGATCCGCACCTCAATGGCGTCCGCCAGGGCCTCACGCTCGACCGCTTCTTCCGCCAATTCCAGGCACAAGGGCCGGAAATCGTCCGCCCCCGTCAACCCGTCGGACAGGCCACCGAAATCTTCCGATTCAACGGCGTAACGCAGTTCACGAAGATGTCGGATCTTCGCCCGGATATCGATTTCTCCTTGTGGCATAACACTTCCTTTCTGGATTAAAGCTGGCTCTGAGAGGCACGAAAATTCTCGACCGCCACGCGCAGGGCTGCGGTTATGCGGCCGATCTCATCCAGCACCTGTTCGGCCGTGAAATGATTCCCCAAATCCGCGAACCCGTACACGCTTTCCGCGATCGTTGCGACAGGGAGTCCCTCCAGGGCCCACAGGCTACGCAGGGCGGACGCGAAGGCGACCCAGTCGGGGTGGTTGTGATGCGGGAGGCGGTTCGAGCGAAGTGGCACGACGACGGGATTCTGGGGCATGTTCTCCTCCGATGTTGAGTTGGGTAACGGCGTGTTCGGTGAATTCGAGCAAGTGCTGGATGGCGTCGGAATCGTCCCGCAGGCGCCGGCGATTACTCGCGGAAATGCGACAGCGCTTGTCGATGCCCATTCCCACCAGGCGATGAAAAAGAACCACGATCGCCCGGTCCAGCTTGGCCCGGTCCCAGTCAGTTGGTCGCATGACTTACCTCCCTGTTTCATGGTTTTCTTTCAACTCCCACCGCGGCGGGAATTGCCACTCGATCCCACGGATCTCTCGGCGTACGCCCGGCACGCACACGAACAGCCCGAGTCCGTCAACCGGCCAGCGGGTGCCAAGCAGCCCCTCATGGGCAAGCGGCAACAGAAAGGTGCGCGGCGGGGTCACGGGCGGCCCTCAACGTGCGCCATGAACACCGTTCTCTTCCCGTGATCGATGCGGCTTAGGCAGGTCCACTTGCCACTCGTACATCCGGGAATGCCCCGAACTAACCGGTACAGGTGAACCGGTTGCCCGTACTCGGCCGGCGGGAACGCACTGACGGCCAAACCGACCAGGGCCATCATGAACAGGGAGGACATCCACCCGTGCATTAAGATTCGATCGAAGGTGCTCATAGCCACCCCCGATGAATCGCGGTCAGGAAGAACTCTTCCATCCCGAGAAACGTGACGACAGCGAGGAGATACCACTTGGCCAGGTACGTGAGTGCATTTCGCATGACGGCCTCCAAAGAAGTGATTGACGTGTTTCGTTAGTAATACTATTGTTAGCACGATACACAATCACGCGCAACAACTAAGTTTCGCAAAAATGAGACAGTCATGCAGGTTTCTCGCAAGTCCCTGAAAGAATTAAAGAACGAAGCGAAAGAACGCGGGTACGGCGTGCGGAAGTGGGCCGAGTTGGCAGGTCTGCCCTGGCAAATCGTCTACCGTCGGATCGGCAACGAAGAGGCGCTCCGGATTTCGGAATACGAGCGACTCGTGTCGGCGATTGAGAAAATGAAAGGGATGGGGGATGAATCTCACAGGCAAGAGGCTTGACCTGCTGGAGCGGGCCGACGAGTGCGCCCGCATTCTCGGCCACCCGAAACACGAGGCCAGGCGATTCGCCCAGTTGAACCCCGGTGACCGGGGCGTCGCGGTTGCCCTTCAGGAGTACCTGGACGCGCAACTGGCACAGATCCGAGCCGAACTCTTCGCTATCACCACGCGCGGACAGACGGAATGAGAAAACCGCCGAAGTCATCCCCGATCGTCATTCACCTGTCGAAGGGGAAGAGGGCCACGCCGCAAGCCTCGCAAAAGAAGCGGCACGAGCCGGACCACCGCGGGGGCTGCCAGGAAGGCCCACCCGCCATCCGTAAAGAGGTCGATCCCGATAGCCTTCGCAATGCCTGGGCGATCGCGTTCGGCGGTCGCTTGCGAATCGACGACCGGATGGGTTTCCTGCTCGACGGTCGCCCCATCGGCCTTGATGACTTAATGCTGGAGACCAATCGCGTCCGAAAGGCGAAGAGGATGCCGCCGGTCGGGAAGAAGCCCGGGTGGCTCCCGTGAGGATTTCCGAGAGGGATTTTCAACGCCTCCTTCCCGGTTTCCAACTCCCGAAACGTGCCCGCAAAACGAAAAACAGCACCACAGAAAATCCCGTTCGGGAAGCGGGCCGGGCGTGGCTGGAGTATCACGGCTGCGATGTTATCCGAAACAACACCGCCGCAGGTTGGCTGTTCCCCTACGTGAAGGGGAAAGCCACCTTCCACTCGCACGAAGGTCGCTTCATCCGGTTCGGGAAGCCCGGAAGTGCCGATTTGTTGGCGATCAGCCCTTCCGGGCGTTGGGTCGAGGCCGAAGCAAAAAGTGAGGACGGGAGCCAGAGCCCGGAACAGATCGACCGCCAGCAAGAGGTGGAACGCCGGGGTGGAGTGTACGTTCTCTTCCGAAGCGTCGGAGACCTGGAGGCCCGAAAAAGGGAGATCCTGGCAACGGATTGGTAGGCCGGGCTCACACCCGGCCCTTTTCCTTTTGCTAACGCCCGGCGAAGATGTCGGCCGCGTTAGCGGCATGCACCAACTTGACGTGCATCGCGTCTCCAGAAACAAATTCGGCCAGGATGATGGTCACGAAGAATAAACTCGTCAGGCTCCAGGTCAGCATGATATTTTTCATAAGCACTCCTCTACTCCCGGACGGAATTGCCCGGTAGGGCCAACATACAGCGGCGAAGTTAATGCAAGGTAAGTAATTGATTGACATCGGGTTAACGAGGTCGAATAAATTCTGTCGCAATGCGAAAGTGCTGGACACCGTATCAATTTTTCATCAAGGTGGCGGGACAGCTTTGTAGAGGAGGCTGCTATGAGAAACACTCCCAAAACCGAATGACCTTTTGGTGCAGGCCGGGTGGCCTCTACCGCCCGTGCCTGTGCCGCCAGGGGGATTATGCCCACATATCGCGTCAAGAACTGGGAGAAGTTCCAGCACTACAAGGACCGCACTCCGCCTTGGATCCGGCTGCACCGGGGACTTCTGGATGATTATGAATTCCATTCGTTGCCGGATGCTAGCAAGGCGCTAGCACCATGTCTTTGGCTTCTCGCCAGCGAAAACCCGGACCCCTCACGGGGGGAAATATCCGCATCCGACGACAAAATTGCCTTCCGCCTCCGCATGCCAGTCAAAAAGTTCCAGGAGTCGATCAAGCCATTAATAGATCATGGTTTCTTTGAGATGGATCACGACGCTAGCAACTTGCTAGCGGAACGGGAGCAAGTTGCTACCCCAGAGACAGAGACAGAGGCAGATAGAGTTAAAAAGCGACGCGTGCGTGTTGCGTTAGAAGATTTGTCCGTTGACCACATTCAGACTTGGCTTTCGGAAAAGCGAGCCCAAGGTAAATATCTCGGCCACGACGAACATTTCATCCTCGACTACTTCCGTAATTACTGCATATCGAAAGGGAAAAAATATGAAGACTATCTCGCAGCTTACCGAAACGCTTTTACATGGGATGCCTGCCAGCCGAAACTTGGCCTCGGCGGAGGGAACAAAGCTGACCGCGGGAAAGCCGCCGTCATGCGTGCCGCCGTCGCGGGAGGTTTTGCCCCTCAGCAGGAATGAGCGGGGCAAGCAGTTGCTGGCAGCCCGGTTGTACCGCGACTTCCAGGCGATGAAGACCTACGGTAAGGAGCCGGAATCGCTGGAAAGCATCATCTCGCTGTTCACGGAGGCGTTGGCCAGTTTCCCACCCGAACAGATCATGCAGGCTCTGACACTTCACGCCCAACGCAGCGCAGAATTCCCCACTCCGGCCGACATTGTGGGGCTCATTAAGCGAAATGGGAAACCACCTCTCTCGCAAGCGGTCTACATCGCGATTCAGAAGAAAGCCGGCGAAGACCGCTCACCGGAGGACTGGCAGTATCTGCGCGAATACGAAGCCCAGCAGCGCGAGGAGTTCGAGGGGCCGCGCGACACACGACAGGCTGAGGAGATGCGGCAGGAGAATCGGCGACTCCACACCGAACTGACTGAACTTCGCAAGGAATGCAACCGGCTGGCCAAACTCCTGCAGGATGCCAGAGTCGCGAAAGGAATCGAGCCACCCGTCCTGAAGGACGGAGACAAAGTTCGCGCCACCATCGCGGCCATGCGGGAAGCGGGGGCGCCCGCGGAGGATATTGAGCAATTCGCCCGTGAACATGGCGTCTCGGTTGAGGTCGCTGCGTGAGCCAGGGAGCCGAACTTTCCGACCTCCTTGACCGTGCCCGGGCAAAGGGCACCGACAAGCAGTTCCGGGAATTTATCCAGCGCCAGCCGTCTTGCATCTCCGGTCGGTTCAGCGAGTTCCTGGAAACCGGGGAAGGTCGGTGCGTCGCGGCTCACATCCGCCGGGCCGGGGAATCGGGGACTGGGTTTAAAGGCGAATACGCCTGTGTCCCCATGACCCAGAGCGAACATCTCCTCCAACACCAGCACGGCGAGAGCTATTTCGGCGGTAAAGAATTCTTTGATGCCCAACGGGTCCGCTACCTCGGAATGTGGGTCGATTCGTAATCGCTACTACCGCTTGCGCTTCCACTCTGCCCGCGCTACACTCCGGCAAACGCGGGGGATGCGGATGTCAGAAGAATTAAAGATTGTCCTTCAGCCACATTGGAGAAAACTGGCGGGGATGCGGCGCATCTTCGTCATGTTTAAAATCGGCGATCAAGGCTGCCTCTCGGAAGTTATATCGAACGCTTATCCGCGCCAATGGTATATCAACCGCAATTGGCATCGCGGTCTGCTCTCTCCAGTCCAAAGTGGAACCATTGAAAAATCAGCCGTGAACCTCATGCTCGCGGGCTCACCGAATGCTTGATGCCGTCGAAGTCTTCGAACAGATCGAGCGGGCCACCCGCACCCTCAAGAAGCTTCCCCGCGTCGGCGTCAAATCCCGCTTCTGTAACTGGCCCGAGGTGATCCAGAACTTCATGGACGCCTACGGGTACACCGATCCCGTCCCGCCGAAGATCGTTCCCACGGCCCGGCAACTCACGGAAATGGACCAGGTGATACGCTGGCTTGCATGGCTCTCCAGCTTCGGCGAGGAATATCCCCGAATCGTCTGGTCACGGGCCGCCGGGGCATCATGGCGGGGGATTGCGGGTCGAGTCGGGCTGTCTCCTCCTACCTGCAAGGAGCGATTCCGGATCGGGGTATGCGCCATCATGTACGCGATCGAAGAGAAAAAGGTTTCATAGAAATCAACGGCATAAAAAATAGTTCAAATACCGTTTTACATTCATGCAGAAAAATGGCAGGATCGGCAACATAATGGGGCGATTACGCACCCACACCGCACGAAGCGGGTTTTATGGCCTCCGATCACATCACACCAAAACAAGAAAAATTCTGCCAGAAGTTCATCGAACTCGGGAACGCGAGCGAAGCATACCGCCGGGCGTATGACGCCGAAAACATGAGCCCCGAGGCGATCCACGAGGAAGCCTACCGGCTCACCATCCACCCTGATGTCGCCCTGAGAATTGAAGGCCTTCAGCAGCTCGCCCGGAAACGACACGAAGTCACGGCCGACCGCGTAATCGCAGAATACGCCAAACTGGCATTCCTCGACATCCGCAAGGCGTTCGATGAAGACGGCAACTTGAAGCCGATACACGAACTCGATGACGACACGGCAGCGGCGATCGCCGGACTGGAAGTGGAAGTCAAACGGCTGGCGGGGAGTGGCTCGGAGGACCTGGAGTCTCAAGCCCACGGTGGTGCTTTGAAGCGGACGTATGCGGACCTCTCGACCCGCATCCACAAGATCAAACTCGCGGACAAAAAAGGTGCCCTCGATTCTCTTGCCCGGCACCTTGGCATGTTCACCGACAAGACCGAACTCTCCGGCCCGAACGGGACGCCGTTACCATCGGCAGTGATCGCCGTGACCCCCGAGGCCGTGAAAGCGATCGTCCAGCAAGTTCGTGACGAGTTCTGAGCCGAGAGCTACAGAAGACGAGATCCGCCAGGCGGTCATCAAGGCCGAGTGCGAAGAAGACCACCTGTTCTTCACGCGGTACTTCTTCAAGACCCGACAGAACCTCAAGTTCATCGTCAATTGGCACCACCACCTGATCGCCGACGCCCTCCAGCGCGTCCTCGACGGGAAGTGCCAGAACTTAATTATTAACGTCCCGCCAGGGTCTTCGAAGACCGAGATGGCGGTGATCAATTTCATCGCCCGCGGCCTCGCGCTGAATCCCAACGCCCGGTTCCTTCACATCACCTCCGGCGACGATCTCGCCCTCCTGAACTCGCAGACGGCACGGGACATCGTCCAGAGCGACGAGTATCAGGAGAACTGGCCGCTTCAGATCGCGGACGATGCCAAAGCGAAAAAACGCTGGAACGTCATCGTTGACGGCAAGAAGGCCGGCGGCGTCTACGCCGTTTCACTTGGGGGCCAGATTACGGGTTTCCGCGCGGGGCACATGGCCCCCGGATTCCAGGGCGCGATCATTCTCGATGACTTGCTCAAAGCCGACGAGGCCTACAGCCCGGCCGCGATCAAGGCTACGAACCGCCGCCTACTCAGCACGGTCAAGTCCCGGAAGGCCAACCCCGCTACCCCGGTCATCCTGATCATGCAGCGGGTGGGGGAGAACGATCCCACCGGATTCATCAAGGGCGGCAATCTTCCGGGAAATTGGGAGTACGTCACGATCCCGGCCTTGATCGATCACGATTACGTAGCCACGCTGCCGGAAAAGCTCCGTCCCCTCGTGGTGGACACACCGCAAGACGACAAGGGCCGGTTCTCGTACTGGCCGTACAAGGAACCGCTGGACGACATGCTCGCGTTGGAAGCGGGCCAGGGTGCCGACGCGGACGGCAATACCGTCAGCCGGTTCGTCTTCTCCAGCCAGTACCAGCAGGCACCGCGGGCCATCGGCGGCAACATCATCAAGGGGTTATGGTTCCCCCGAGCGAACCCACCAAAGATTCTCTTTCGGAAGATTTACGGCGACACGGCCCAGAAGACGGCCGAGCGGAACGACTACACCGTGTTCGAATGCTGGGGGTACGGCGAGGATAAGAAGATCCACTTACTCGACCTCCTGCGGGGAAAGTGGGAAGCCCCGGAATTGAAGCGCCAGGCGATCGACTTCTGGAACAAGCACCACGCCGTCACCGGCCTTGGAGTCCTGCGGGAACTGGTGGTGGAAGACAAATCGAGCGGCACCGGTCTGATTCAGGAGATCAAGCGCACCGAGCGGATTCCCGTCCGCGGGATGGAGCGCAACAAAGACAAACTCACCCGGGTCATGGACGCCGTCGGGTTCATTGAGGCGGGATTCGTCGTGTTGCCGGAGAACGCCCCGTTTGTGAGCGATTTCCTGGTCGAATGCGAAGCGTTCACGGCCGACGACAGCCACGCCCATGACGACCAGATCGACCCGATGTGCGACGCCATCGCCGACATGCTGGCGGCGAAGCCGAAATCATTCTTTGACGTAACGTAGGATCTTCATGTGGCCTTGGAAGTCGAAAGCACCTTCGGTTCCGTCCGTACTCCC is a window of Fimbriiglobus ruber DNA encoding:
- the bet gene encoding phage recombination protein Bet; translation: MTDIAHRSYTASQLSLIRRTVAKDTNQDEFDLFIEICKQQGLDPFKKQIFAQVYNKDKADKRQIVIVTSIDGYRAKAQRCGDYRPAEEETRFETDSSLKDPQSNPMGLVRAVVRVFKFGPDKVWYPVVGEARWDEFAPLDDAEFDWVDTGETWPDTGKPKKKKVAKSEKKTLKEGNWKNMPHVMLGKCAEAQALRRGWPEALSGLYVQEEMDKVHLDMTATEAVEAYERDERLKRTATKETVPAIFEMTEGLQLVPLGRFADRVMEYVQSLDDVTSFDFWKGQNVRALQQYWAVASSDALQLKKDLEQHRAKLAERPLGTAA
- a CDS encoding zinc-finger-containing protein; protein product: MSLLCPYCGSGTKLVRGQAIYADRWPQLADKPFWACERYPTCDAYVGCHPGTETPLGRLANKELRGWKLRAHDSFDPLWKAKLAKRRREQGEYPKSRARGSGYKWLAGQLGIPVEQCHIGLFDADTCRRVVTLCEPYARRLHSRRAA
- a CDS encoding siphovirus Gp157 family protein — encoded protein: MPQGEIDIRAKIRHLRELRYAVESEDFGGLSDGLTGADDFRPLCLELAEEAVEREALADAIEVRIKDLQVRKQRYLAGAEMLRTLILQCMDTRGEKAISSPELTLSVSTRGPDVVVTDEAAVPSRFFAPQPPKLDKKALKDAVLTDGEVIDGVTLGNGKISLTIRRK
- a CDS encoding DUF6362 family protein yields the protein MLDAVEVFEQIERATRTLKKLPRVGVKSRFCNWPEVIQNFMDAYGYTDPVPPKIVPTARQLTEMDQVIRWLAWLSSFGEEYPRIVWSRAAGASWRGIAGRVGLSPPTCKERFRIGVCAIMYAIEEKKVS
- the terL gene encoding phage terminase large subunit, translating into MTSSEPRATEDEIRQAVIKAECEEDHLFFTRYFFKTRQNLKFIVNWHHHLIADALQRVLDGKCQNLIINVPPGSSKTEMAVINFIARGLALNPNARFLHITSGDDLALLNSQTARDIVQSDEYQENWPLQIADDAKAKKRWNVIVDGKKAGGVYAVSLGGQITGFRAGHMAPGFQGAIILDDLLKADEAYSPAAIKATNRRLLSTVKSRKANPATPVILIMQRVGENDPTGFIKGGNLPGNWEYVTIPALIDHDYVATLPEKLRPLVVDTPQDDKGRFSYWPYKEPLDDMLALEAGQGADADGNTVSRFVFSSQYQQAPRAIGGNIIKGLWFPRANPPKILFRKIYGDTAQKTAERNDYTVFECWGYGEDKKIHLLDLLRGKWEAPELKRQAIDFWNKHHAVTGLGVLRELVVEDKSSGTGLIQEIKRTERIPVRGMERNKDKLTRVMDAVGFIEAGFVVLPENAPFVSDFLVECEAFTADDSHAHDDQIDPMCDAIADMLAAKPKSFFDVT
- a CDS encoding terminase small subunit, producing MASDHITPKQEKFCQKFIELGNASEAYRRAYDAENMSPEAIHEEAYRLTIHPDVALRIEGLQQLARKRHEVTADRVIAEYAKLAFLDIRKAFDEDGNLKPIHELDDDTAAAIAGLEVEVKRLAGSGSEDLESQAHGGALKRTYADLSTRIHKIKLADKKGALDSLARHLGMFTDKTELSGPNGTPLPSAVIAVTPEAVKAIVQQVRDEF